From Pseudomonas sp. FP2335, the proteins below share one genomic window:
- a CDS encoding formylglycine-generating enzyme family protein, with translation MMRSRFNPLAALTLAAACGALLPGLAQAATPQPGKVFKDCKDCPEMVVLPAGTFTMGTPEDEVGREPDEGPMHTVTFAKPFAMSRFHITASEWDSYVRQTGVKIADGDTRPGRECIASKPRYPQGPRQPAVCMDMDDIQRYVSWLSKKTGQQYHMVSEAQREYAARAGTKGPFPFPFDEGKGYSIAGHANTYGPADGYSYSSPVGSYAPNGFGMYDMHGNVYERVADCYHENYAGAPSDGSAWTEQTCEAYVIRGNDWGEAPVFSRSGNRNNIYPQTRGDWIGFRVVREL, from the coding sequence ATGATGCGATCCCGATTCAACCCCCTGGCCGCCCTGACCCTGGCGGCCGCCTGCGGCGCCCTGCTGCCAGGCCTGGCCCAGGCTGCCACGCCGCAGCCGGGCAAAGTGTTCAAGGACTGCAAGGACTGCCCGGAAATGGTGGTGCTGCCCGCGGGCACGTTCACCATGGGCACGCCCGAGGATGAAGTCGGCCGCGAGCCTGACGAAGGCCCGATGCACACTGTGACCTTCGCCAAGCCCTTCGCCATGAGCCGCTTCCACATCACCGCCAGCGAGTGGGACAGCTACGTGCGCCAGACCGGGGTAAAAATCGCTGACGGCGACACCCGCCCCGGCCGCGAATGCATCGCCAGCAAACCGCGCTACCCGCAGGGCCCACGCCAACCGGCGGTATGCATGGACATGGACGACATCCAGAGGTACGTGAGCTGGCTGTCGAAAAAGACCGGCCAGCAGTACCACATGGTCAGCGAAGCCCAACGCGAATACGCCGCGCGGGCCGGCACCAAGGGGCCCTTCCCGTTCCCGTTTGACGAGGGCAAGGGTTACAGCATCGCCGGGCACGCCAACACCTACGGCCCGGCGGATGGCTACAGCTATTCCTCGCCGGTGGGCAGCTACGCGCCGAATGGGTTTGGCATGTATGACATGCACGGCAATGTCTACGAGCGGGTTGCCGACTGCTACCACGAGAACTACGCAGGTGCGCCGTCCGATGGCAGCGCCTGGACAGAACAGACCTGCGAGGCCTACGTCATTCGCGGCAATGATTGGGGCGAGGCGCCCGTGTTTTCGCGCTCGGGCAACCGCAACAATATCTACCCGCAGACGCGGGGGGACTGGATTGGTTTTCGGGTAGTGCGCGAACTCTGA
- a CDS encoding aminotransferase class V-fold PLP-dependent enzyme has product MTDRRTFLKQAGLFAASLSLLPEALAVTAAPAAKHPWTDLKQLFNQDPNYLHFSNFLVASHPKPVRDAIERYRLQIDRNPGLAMDWGLEETWKREGQVREWAGRYLQAAPAQIALTGSTSEGLAMIYGGIQLRADQEILTTVHEHYATQNVLDFRVRKQGTQVRRFKLFEHANRLSADEVLGNIQRNIRPNTRVLGMTWVQSGSGVKLPIGEIGQLVTEHNRHRDDHDRILYVVDGVHGFGVENLDFPDMHCDFFIAGTHKWMFGPRGTGLVCARESENKYITPMVPTFSEDTNFATTMTPGGFHAFEHRWAADEAFKLHLQLGKAQVQARIHALNTELKDQLLSLPQIELVTPRSAELSAGFTFFRVKGQDSSDIADYMMKQRVVIDAVDRDAGPVIRTAPGLLNSSDEIQRFMALLSPRL; this is encoded by the coding sequence ATGACCGACCGCCGTACATTTCTCAAGCAGGCCGGGCTATTCGCCGCCAGCCTGTCGCTGCTGCCCGAGGCGCTGGCCGTCACTGCCGCGCCTGCGGCGAAACATCCATGGACGGATCTCAAGCAACTGTTCAACCAGGACCCGAACTACCTGCACTTCTCCAACTTCCTCGTGGCGTCACACCCCAAACCGGTGCGCGACGCCATCGAGCGCTACCGCCTGCAGATCGACCGCAACCCCGGCCTGGCGATGGACTGGGGCCTGGAAGAAACCTGGAAGCGCGAAGGCCAGGTGCGCGAATGGGCCGGTCGTTATTTGCAGGCCGCACCCGCGCAGATCGCCCTTACCGGCAGCACGTCCGAGGGCCTGGCGATGATCTATGGCGGCATCCAGCTGCGCGCCGACCAAGAGATCCTCACCACCGTGCACGAGCATTACGCGACCCAGAACGTGCTGGATTTTCGCGTGCGCAAGCAAGGTACCCAGGTGCGCCGGTTCAAGCTGTTCGAGCACGCCAACCGCCTCTCGGCGGACGAAGTGCTCGGCAATATCCAGCGCAATATCCGCCCCAATACCCGCGTGCTGGGCATGACCTGGGTGCAGTCCGGCAGCGGCGTGAAGCTGCCCATCGGCGAGATCGGCCAACTGGTGACTGAACACAACCGCCACCGCGACGACCACGACCGCATTCTCTACGTGGTCGATGGCGTGCATGGCTTTGGCGTGGAAAACCTCGACTTCCCGGACATGCACTGCGACTTCTTTATCGCCGGCACCCACAAATGGATGTTCGGCCCGCGCGGTACCGGACTGGTCTGCGCCCGCGAGAGCGAAAACAAGTACATCACGCCGATGGTGCCGACCTTTTCCGAAGACACCAACTTCGCCACCACCATGACCCCTGGTGGCTTCCACGCATTCGAACACCGCTGGGCGGCGGATGAAGCCTTCAAGCTGCACCTGCAACTGGGCAAGGCGCAGGTACAGGCGCGTATCCATGCGCTCAATACCGAGCTTAAAGACCAACTGCTGAGCCTCCCGCAGATCGAACTGGTCACGCCGCGCAGCGCCGAACTGTCGGCTGGCTTCACCTTCTTCCGGGTCAAGGGCCAGGACAGCAGCGACATCGCCGACTACATGATGAAACAGCGTGTTGTCATCGATGCGGTGGACCGCGATGCCGGTCCGGTGATCCGCACCGCGCCCGGGCTGCTCAATTCCTCCGACGAGATCCAGCGTTTCATGGCCCTGCTGAGCCCACGGCTGTGA
- a CDS encoding cyclic peptide export ABC transporter — translation MTDPKRGAFNGLLALLRPFRTLVTVSVALGMAGGLAITFLLATINNALHSSTGMTQGVVLTFAALCVLALTSSIVSDIGTNYVGQRIIAALRKELGEKVLSAPIEQIERYRSHRLIPVLTHDVDTISDFSFAFTPLAIATTVTLGCLGYLAYLSVPMFLLMIVAIAIGCSVQFIAGAKGIRGFDEARDLEDELQRYYSAIASGAKELRIHRPRRYRMNTHRIQETADQISDIQVRSVNIYIVAKTFGSMLFFVVIGLALAMQAYSPNPDPAVITGFVLVLLYMKGPLEHVVGYLPIIGKARIAFARISELAERFSSPEPHLLMDASEAPHPVVTSLELRDVSYSPPPVEGSQPFHLGPINLSIKQGDIVFIVGENGCGKTTLIKLLLGLYPPQSGEIRLNGDTVTDPVRDDYRQLFTTVFADYYLFDDLVQGSATQSLDSATKYLERLEIAHKVSVKDGVFSTTDLSTGQRKRLALVNAWLEERPVLVFDEWAADQDPVFRKIFYTELLPDLKRLGKTIIVISHDDRYFDIADQLVRLRAGKVVHELEPA, via the coding sequence ATGACCGACCCCAAGCGCGGCGCCTTCAATGGTCTGCTCGCATTGCTCAGACCTTTTCGTACCCTGGTGACGGTGTCCGTCGCCCTGGGCATGGCAGGTGGCCTGGCCATCACCTTTTTGCTGGCCACCATCAACAACGCCCTGCACTCCTCCACCGGCATGACCCAAGGCGTGGTACTGACCTTTGCCGCCCTGTGCGTGCTGGCCCTGACCAGTTCGATCGTGTCCGACATCGGCACCAACTATGTCGGCCAACGCATCATCGCCGCGTTGCGCAAGGAACTGGGCGAGAAAGTGCTGTCGGCGCCGATCGAACAGATCGAGCGTTACCGCTCCCACCGCCTGATCCCGGTACTGACCCACGACGTCGACACCATCAGCGATTTCTCCTTTGCCTTCACCCCGCTGGCCATCGCCACCACCGTGACCCTGGGTTGCCTGGGCTACCTGGCGTACCTGTCGGTGCCGATGTTCCTGCTGATGATCGTCGCCATCGCCATCGGTTGCAGCGTGCAGTTCATCGCCGGCGCCAAGGGCATTCGCGGCTTTGACGAGGCCCGTGACCTCGAAGACGAACTGCAACGCTACTATTCGGCAATCGCCTCGGGCGCCAAGGAGCTGCGCATCCACCGGCCACGGCGCTATCGCATGAACACCCATCGCATCCAGGAAACCGCCGACCAGATCAGCGACATCCAGGTGCGCTCGGTGAACATCTATATCGTCGCCAAGACCTTCGGCTCGATGCTGTTCTTCGTGGTCATCGGCCTGGCCCTGGCGATGCAGGCCTACAGCCCCAATCCGGACCCGGCGGTGATCACCGGTTTCGTACTGGTGCTGCTGTACATGAAAGGCCCGCTGGAGCACGTGGTGGGTTACCTGCCGATCATCGGCAAGGCGCGTATCGCGTTTGCGCGCATCAGCGAACTGGCCGAGCGGTTCTCATCCCCCGAGCCGCACTTGTTGATGGACGCCAGCGAGGCGCCCCACCCGGTGGTCACCAGCCTGGAATTGCGCGACGTGAGCTACAGCCCGCCGCCGGTGGAAGGCAGCCAGCCGTTCCACCTGGGGCCGATCAACCTGAGCATCAAGCAGGGCGACATCGTGTTTATCGTCGGCGAAAACGGCTGCGGCAAGACCACCCTGATCAAGCTGTTGCTGGGTCTGTACCCACCCCAGTCCGGAGAAATCCGCCTCAACGGCGACACCGTCACCGACCCGGTGCGCGATGACTATCGCCAGTTGTTCACCACCGTATTTGCCGACTATTACCTGTTCGATGACCTGGTACAGGGCAGCGCCACGCAGTCGCTGGACAGCGCGACCAAGTACCTCGAGCGCCTGGAGATTGCGCACAAGGTCAGCGTCAAGGACGGCGTGTTCAGCACCACCGACCTGTCCACCGGCCAGCGCAAGCGCCTGGCCCTGGTCAACGCCTGGCTCGAAGAGCGCCCGGTGCTGGTGTTCGACGAATGGGCCGCCGACCAGGACCCGGTCTTTCGCAAGATTTTCTATACCGAGCTGCTGCCGGACCTCAAGCGCCTGGGCAAGACCATCATCGTGATCAGCCACGACGACCGCTATTTCGACATCGCCGACCAGTTGGTGCGCCTGCGTGCGGGCAAGGTCGTGCATGAATTGGAACCGGCATGA
- the pvdM gene encoding pyoverdine-tailoring dipeptidase-like protein PvdM: MTKPRSKKALYIGLPLALAIGAAAGFLAWDHWFRGNAGYPLAVIKQANEMQDRLLSFDSHITVPLDFGGVGSEADKDGSGQFDLAKAARGRLSGAALTIFGWPEIWNGANAPHKPTDGFVEEARHEQEVRYKIISGMVRDFPNQVGIAYTPDDFRRLHGEGKFAIFISMLNAYPLGNDLNQLDLWAARGMRMFGFSYIGNNAWSDSSRPLPFFNDSTDALEGLSPIGQQAVHRLNDLGVIIDVSQMSTKALEQVAQLSRTPMVASHSAPRASVDIARNLSDKELQLIKNSGGVVQVVGFSAYLRPLSQPTQDKLNSLRARFDLPPLPNLAMALMPGDAIIAAWPEQKFGQYAQGLYGILEEEPKASLKDWGDAIDYTVRKIGIDHVGISSDFNDGGGIDGWENVGEVRNVTAELIQRGYSEADIAKLWGGNFLRVWDQVQKAAKPLANR, from the coding sequence ATGACAAAACCACGTTCGAAAAAGGCGCTGTATATCGGCCTGCCACTGGCACTGGCCATCGGCGCCGCAGCCGGTTTCCTGGCCTGGGATCACTGGTTCAGGGGCAATGCGGGTTACCCGCTGGCAGTGATCAAGCAGGCCAATGAAATGCAGGATCGCCTGTTGTCGTTCGACAGCCATATCACCGTGCCCCTGGATTTTGGCGGTGTCGGCAGCGAGGCCGACAAGGACGGCAGCGGCCAGTTCGACCTGGCCAAGGCTGCCCGCGGACGCTTGTCGGGAGCGGCGCTGACGATTTTCGGCTGGCCGGAGATCTGGAACGGCGCCAACGCCCCGCACAAACCCACCGACGGTTTTGTCGAAGAAGCGCGCCACGAGCAGGAGGTGCGCTACAAAATCATCTCTGGCATGGTCCGCGACTTTCCCAACCAAGTGGGCATTGCCTACACCCCGGACGATTTCCGGCGCCTGCATGGCGAAGGCAAATTCGCGATCTTTATCAGCATGCTCAACGCCTACCCCCTGGGCAATGACCTGAATCAGCTGGACCTGTGGGCCGCACGTGGCATGCGCATGTTCGGCTTCAGCTATATCGGCAACAACGCGTGGTCCGACTCATCGCGCCCACTGCCGTTTTTCAATGACTCCACCGACGCCCTCGAAGGCCTGTCGCCGATTGGCCAGCAAGCCGTGCACCGCCTCAACGACCTGGGGGTGATCATCGACGTGTCGCAGATGTCGACCAAGGCGCTGGAGCAGGTGGCACAGCTGAGCCGCACGCCAATGGTCGCGTCCCACTCGGCGCCGCGAGCGTCGGTGGATATCGCGCGCAACCTCAGCGACAAGGAACTGCAACTGATCAAGAACAGCGGCGGCGTGGTGCAAGTCGTCGGGTTCTCGGCGTACCTGCGACCGCTGAGCCAGCCGACCCAGGACAAGCTCAACAGCCTGCGCGCACGTTTTGATCTGCCACCGCTGCCAAACCTCGCCATGGCGCTGATGCCCGGCGACGCAATCATCGCCGCCTGGCCCGAGCAGAAATTCGGCCAGTACGCCCAGGGCCTGTACGGCATTCTTGAGGAAGAACCCAAGGCCAGCCTCAAGGATTGGGGCGACGCCATCGACTACACGGTACGCAAGATCGGCATTGATCACGTCGGCATCTCGTCGGACTTCAACGACGGCGGCGGCATCGACGGCTGGGAGAACGTCGGCGAGGTGCGCAACGTCACCGCCGAGCTGATCCAGCGGGGCTACTCCGAAGCTGACATTGCCAAGCTGTGGGGTGGCAACTTCCTGCGCGTGTGGGACCAGGTACAAAAAGCCGCCAAGCCCTTGGCCAATCGCTAA
- a CDS encoding PvdJ/PvdD/PvdP-like protein: MTISRRGFIAGLALTGAAVPAAFYAHRELTREEEFPITPGEATVDLADTAGQHLANSLRGVWSLRLEGRDAGLKGLPLQGLELLLDIAPRGRGLRGYLDTAANLRATGEPRYRVLGDLLPGEGATLYWRLIDRDAPGGVPAYEFKMTLDEVWGVFGNAGSGTLSGQILNLDRPLALTERDNRFIAHKQLFPEARERIGLNPTLLAWLISAEHRLFHQLWHATRDQWHKLSEEKRDALRGIGWQPGPRGQERDARGKHKDRNGSGIDFFFMHRHMLGTARSMQDLPSWPEFPAPQPALERDRLGFVRYFDNHDGFALPPTWSAPDDPDYTQWVSDIKAAETYHSNFQVWESQYRDPRYLAKLTLGQLGSEMELGLHDWLHMRWASVPRDPSNGGPVPFARDPSDFAARWYAAENDFLGDPFSSHVNPVFWHFHGWIDDRIEDWFRAHERFNPGEVSRLEVNGVAWFAQGRWVEVGDPWLGPDTHGCSTTPGLQMGRSMEMDPETMKLALRITFGAEDDALKGLFKRVPKRPWYARHLKVKSREA; this comes from the coding sequence ATGACGATCTCTCGACGTGGGTTCATCGCAGGCCTGGCGCTGACCGGCGCGGCTGTGCCAGCGGCCTTCTATGCCCATCGCGAGCTGACGCGTGAAGAAGAATTCCCGATCACTCCCGGCGAAGCCACGGTGGACTTGGCCGACACTGCCGGCCAGCACCTGGCGAACAGCCTGCGCGGTGTTTGGAGCCTGCGCCTGGAAGGTCGCGACGCGGGTCTCAAAGGCCTGCCGCTACAGGGCCTGGAACTGTTGCTCGACATCGCCCCACGGGGTCGTGGCCTGCGTGGCTACCTCGACACCGCAGCCAACCTGCGCGCCACCGGCGAACCGCGTTACCGTGTCCTCGGCGACCTGCTGCCGGGGGAGGGCGCCACGCTCTACTGGCGCCTGATCGACCGCGACGCGCCCGGTGGCGTGCCCGCCTACGAATTCAAAATGACCCTCGACGAAGTCTGGGGCGTGTTTGGCAACGCCGGCAGCGGCACCCTCAGTGGGCAGATTCTCAACCTCGATCGTCCCCTGGCCTTGACCGAACGCGACAACCGGTTTATCGCGCACAAGCAACTGTTTCCCGAAGCCCGCGAGCGCATCGGCCTCAATCCGACCCTGCTGGCCTGGCTGATCAGCGCCGAACACCGGTTATTCCACCAGCTCTGGCACGCGACCCGTGACCAATGGCACAAACTCTCCGAAGAAAAGCGCGATGCCCTGCGCGGCATCGGTTGGCAACCCGGCCCCCGCGGCCAGGAGCGCGATGCGCGCGGCAAACACAAGGACCGCAACGGTTCGGGGATCGATTTCTTCTTCATGCATCGCCATATGCTCGGCACCGCGCGTTCGATGCAAGACTTGCCTTCGTGGCCCGAATTCCCCGCACCGCAGCCTGCACTGGAGCGTGATCGGCTGGGTTTCGTGCGTTACTTCGACAACCACGATGGCTTTGCCTTGCCGCCCACCTGGTCGGCGCCGGATGACCCTGACTACACCCAGTGGGTCAGCGACATCAAGGCGGCCGAGACTTACCACAGCAACTTTCAAGTGTGGGAGTCCCAATACCGCGACCCGCGCTACCTGGCCAAGTTGACCCTGGGCCAGCTCGGTTCCGAGATGGAATTGGGGCTGCACGACTGGCTGCACATGCGCTGGGCCTCCGTGCCTCGCGACCCCTCCAACGGTGGCCCGGTGCCCTTCGCCCGCGATCCCTCGGACTTCGCCGCGCGGTGGTATGCCGCGGAAAACGACTTTCTGGGCGACCCGTTCTCATCCCATGTAAACCCGGTGTTCTGGCATTTTCATGGCTGGATCGACGACCGTATCGAGGACTGGTTCCGTGCCCATGAGCGCTTCAATCCGGGTGAGGTCAGCCGGCTTGAGGTCAACGGCGTAGCGTGGTTTGCCCAGGGGCGTTGGGTAGAAGTCGGCGACCCTTGGCTGGGCCCGGACACCCACGGCTGCAGCACCACACCGGGGTTGCAGATGGGGCGGTCGATGGAGATGGACCCGGAGACCATGAAGCTGGCATTGCGCATTACTTTCGGTGCAGAAGATGACGCGCTGAAGGGATTGTTCAAGCGGGTGCCAAAGCGGCCCTGGTACGCGCGGCATCTGAAGGTGAAAAGTCGGGAGGCCTGA
- a CDS encoding N(5)-hydroxyornithine transformylase PvdF, translated as MSKKNLVYVWSLRNAAADKAGQPVAYKDHERYMKSVLEFLVGSLNDTPLGEAYNLVGVVYDDDEQNPRDQQLVKDYGFAYQPGRQWLYPADLRVQGRLVNDLLLSVPSTYRRLPRGSAEHIAGKQDFERRLHDTLVELKADIVVLDGLLVILDELVRPGAPFARRIMNIHPGITRIESPYERRGAYATWNALYGARGLTVTDWATKATTPSEPLYLTGASFHYVDNGIDSGEVFHDVLKTEISPEDTILELRWNNFNNSLFPALHEGLELLAKI; from the coding sequence ATGTCGAAGAAGAATCTGGTGTACGTGTGGTCCCTGAGAAATGCTGCCGCCGACAAGGCCGGGCAGCCGGTGGCCTACAAGGACCACGAGCGCTACATGAAATCGGTGCTGGAGTTTCTGGTGGGTTCGTTGAACGACACCCCGCTGGGCGAGGCCTACAACCTGGTGGGCGTGGTGTACGACGATGACGAACAGAACCCGCGGGACCAGCAACTGGTCAAGGACTACGGCTTTGCCTACCAGCCTGGCCGCCAGTGGCTGTACCCGGCGGACCTGCGGGTGCAGGGCCGGCTGGTCAATGACTTGTTGTTGAGTGTGCCGTCCACCTATCGCCGCTTGCCACGGGGCAGCGCCGAACACATCGCCGGCAAGCAGGATTTCGAACGGCGCTTGCATGACACGCTGGTGGAATTGAAGGCTGACATCGTGGTGCTCGATGGCTTGCTGGTGATCCTGGATGAGCTGGTGCGACCGGGTGCGCCATTTGCGCGGCGCATCATGAACATTCACCCCGGTATTACCCGCATCGAATCGCCGTACGAGCGCCGCGGCGCGTATGCCACGTGGAATGCGTTGTACGGCGCGCGCGGGCTGACGGTGACGGATTGGGCGACAAAGGCCACCACGCCGTCGGAGCCGCTGTACCTGACCGGCGCATCGTTTCATTACGTGGATAACGGCATTGATTCGGGGGAGGTGTTTCACGACGTCTTGAAGACCGAGATTTCGCCTGAGGACACCATCCTTGAGCTGCGTTGGAACAACTTCAACAACAGCCTGTTCCCGGCGTTGCATGAAGGGTTGGAGCTGTTGGCAAAAATCTGA
- a CDS encoding TonB-dependent siderophore receptor, with amino-acid sequence MSVRLGLSPLSKALSMRRALNFNLLPGALALAVSLPIAGYVQAQELEIDVPAQSLGSALQAFGRQSNLQVLYSPTDVEGKRSNAVKGKFDPDRALSTLLKGTGVGYGLQGNTISISSHAGSGLELGATQVTANQLGTVTEGTGSYTPGTIATATRLVLTPRETPQSISVVTRQAMDDFGLNSIDDVMRHTPGITVSTYDSERTNYFSRGFSINTFQYDGIPTLRDAQYSAGQTLTDMAIYDRIEVLKGATGLLTGAGGVGGTLNLIRKKPTSEFQGSVELGAGSWDNYRSQIDVSGPLTETGNIRGRAVASYQDKHSFLDHYSRKTSVFYGILEADLDEDTLLTVGADYQDSDPKGSSWTGSRMIFDAEGKELDLPRSFNNGPKWGSWAQYSRTAFATLEHSFANGWVAKGQYNHQINGYHAPLGALSQDSGNQSSLFAKKHTGETTGDSLDAYATGPFELFGREHELVVGQSISTSKWTGKSYNAVFAPGTNSADFYNWDGDIPEPEWVQYRKLDQSTRQTGTYLTSRFSLTDEMHLLLGARLANYEVTGTSKSKESGKVVPYAGLTYDLNDNFTAYTSFTEIFQPQTDYFDREDKMLEPDEGKNYEIGLKGEFFNGRLNSSLAYFEVHEENRPELDSEHNSVPGNDTAYYGIKSKTKGYEAEISGEIATGWQLQAGYTHKVARDDSGVKVSTWEPEDQVNFYTTYKLTGPLDKLTIGGGARWQSEGWKSIRNSGLRRSEVLTQDPYWLVDLMARYQITKNLSATLNVNNVFDKNYYTNIGFYDSAYPGDPRNMMVTTRYNF; translated from the coding sequence ATGTCAGTACGACTCGGTCTGAGCCCCCTGAGCAAAGCGCTATCGATGCGACGGGCACTGAACTTCAACCTGTTGCCCGGCGCGCTGGCGCTGGCCGTGTCGCTGCCGATTGCCGGCTATGTACAGGCACAGGAACTTGAGATCGACGTGCCGGCCCAGTCCCTGGGTAGCGCACTGCAAGCGTTCGGCCGCCAGTCCAACCTGCAAGTGCTGTACAGCCCGACGGATGTGGAAGGCAAGCGCAGCAACGCCGTCAAAGGCAAATTCGACCCGGACCGCGCCCTCAGCACCCTGCTCAAAGGCACCGGCGTCGGGTATGGCCTGCAAGGCAACACCATCAGTATCAGCAGCCACGCAGGTTCCGGCCTGGAACTGGGCGCGACCCAAGTGACGGCCAACCAACTCGGCACGGTGACCGAAGGCACCGGTTCCTACACCCCGGGCACCATCGCCACCGCCACGCGCCTGGTGCTGACGCCACGGGAAACGCCGCAATCGATCTCGGTGGTCACGCGCCAGGCCATGGATGACTTCGGCCTGAACTCGATTGACGACGTGATGCGCCACACCCCCGGCATTACCGTGTCGACCTATGACAGTGAGCGTACCAACTATTTCTCGCGCGGCTTTTCCATCAATACCTTCCAATACGACGGTATTCCAACCCTGCGCGACGCCCAATACTCGGCTGGCCAGACGCTGACCGACATGGCCATCTATGACCGCATAGAAGTGCTCAAGGGCGCTACCGGTTTGTTGACCGGGGCTGGCGGTGTAGGCGGCACGCTCAATTTGATCCGCAAGAAGCCGACGTCCGAGTTCCAAGGTAGCGTCGAATTGGGCGCCGGGTCTTGGGACAACTACCGCTCCCAGATCGACGTAAGCGGCCCGCTGACTGAAACTGGAAATATTCGTGGTCGAGCGGTTGCGTCATATCAAGACAAGCACTCGTTCCTCGACCACTACTCGCGCAAGACCAGTGTTTTCTACGGAATTCTTGAAGCCGACCTGGACGAGGACACCCTGCTGACCGTAGGCGCCGACTACCAGGACAGCGACCCGAAAGGTTCCAGTTGGACCGGCAGCCGCATGATCTTCGACGCAGAAGGCAAGGAGCTGGACTTGCCACGCTCGTTCAACAACGGCCCGAAATGGGGTTCGTGGGCGCAGTACAGCCGTACAGCCTTCGCCACTCTGGAACATAGCTTCGCCAATGGCTGGGTCGCCAAAGGCCAATACAACCACCAGATCAACGGCTACCATGCACCGCTAGGCGCCCTCTCTCAGGACTCCGGCAACCAGAGCTCGCTGTTTGCAAAAAAACACACTGGCGAAACCACCGGAGACAGCCTTGACGCCTACGCCACGGGGCCTTTTGAACTGTTTGGTCGTGAGCACGAGTTGGTGGTGGGCCAATCCATTTCGACCAGCAAATGGACGGGCAAGAGCTACAACGCCGTCTTTGCTCCCGGCACCAACTCTGCTGACTTCTATAACTGGGACGGCGACATTCCGGAGCCAGAGTGGGTTCAATATCGCAAACTCGACCAGAGCACTCGCCAGACCGGCACTTACCTCACCAGCCGCTTCAGCCTGACCGACGAAATGCACCTGCTGCTCGGCGCGCGCCTGGCCAACTACGAAGTCACCGGCACCAGCAAGTCCAAGGAGAGCGGTAAAGTCGTGCCTTATGCCGGCCTGACATACGACCTCAACGATAACTTTACCGCCTACACCAGCTTCACTGAGATCTTCCAGCCGCAGACCGACTACTTCGACCGCGAAGACAAAATGCTTGAGCCGGACGAAGGTAAGAACTACGAGATCGGCCTCAAGGGTGAATTCTTCAATGGACGTTTGAATTCCAGCCTCGCGTATTTCGAAGTCCACGAAGAAAACCGTCCGGAACTCGACAGCGAGCACAACTCAGTTCCCGGCAACGATACGGCCTACTACGGCATCAAATCCAAGACCAAGGGCTACGAAGCAGAAATCTCCGGCGAAATCGCCACCGGCTGGCAGTTGCAGGCGGGCTACACCCACAAGGTTGCCCGCGACGACAGCGGCGTGAAGGTTTCCACCTGGGAACCGGAAGACCAGGTCAACTTCTACACCACCTACAAACTCACCGGCCCGCTGGACAAGCTCACCATCGGCGGTGGCGCACGCTGGCAGAGCGAAGGTTGGAAGTCGATCCGCAACTCCGGCCTGCGCCGCTCCGAAGTCCTCACCCAAGACCCGTACTGGCTGGTGGACCTGATGGCGCGCTACCAGATCACCAAGAACCTGTCGGCTACCCTCAACGTCAACAACGTGTTCGACAAGAACTACTACACCAACATTGGTTTCTATGACTCCGCCTACCCTGGCGACCCGCGCAACATGATGGTCACCACCCGCTACAACTTCTAA
- the tssB gene encoding type VI secretion system contractile sheath small subunit, whose translation MTLDSFQNEVPKARVNIKLDLHTGGAQKKVELPLKLMVMGDYSNGKEQRPLSERGKININKNNFDSVLGEFSPGLKLVVENTLPDDACDTTVELSFQRLKDFEPEQVARQVPQLRALLAMRNLLRDLKSNLLDNATFRHELERILKDDALSAELRTELAALAPKTN comes from the coding sequence ATGACGCTAGATAGTTTTCAGAATGAAGTGCCCAAGGCGCGGGTCAATATCAAACTGGACTTGCATACCGGCGGCGCCCAGAAAAAAGTCGAGTTGCCCCTGAAGTTAATGGTGATGGGGGACTACAGTAACGGCAAGGAACAACGCCCACTCTCGGAGCGGGGCAAGATCAATATCAATAAAAACAACTTTGACAGTGTTCTCGGCGAGTTCTCGCCGGGGCTGAAACTGGTGGTGGAAAACACCTTGCCGGATGACGCATGCGACACCACTGTCGAGTTGAGCTTCCAACGCCTGAAGGATTTCGAACCGGAGCAGGTTGCGCGGCAAGTCCCGCAGTTACGTGCACTTCTGGCCATGCGCAATCTGTTGCGCGATCTCAAATCCAACTTGCTGGATAACGCGACCTTCCGACATGAGTTGGAGCGCATTCTCAAGGACGACGCGTTAAGCGCTGAACTTCGTACCGAATTGGCCGCGTTGGCGCCTAAAACTAATTGA